From one Marinobacter sp. LV10MA510-1 genomic stretch:
- a CDS encoding ATP-dependent helicase, whose translation MPQQPPAIDYQHQPHTAATALANPAAQLVLPEFLTDEQRSIISAGFEHAVITAVAGSGKTTTLAWRIRYLLHQGHDPARMLVLMFNRSAKMDFERKLQTVCGNSGLALPEIRTYHAMGLRLYRRFVREGYLPNFSANILSDAEINYQVFQLSRRLVPEDLADELRRNKKEFIETATGFIDRVKTSLSPAEIVFEDMEFTERQRYLIDLFHGFEQWRKGQSRISFADMLYEPVMAIHQNPPLQGLVANKMDLILVDEYQDTNEIQHLLLRYVAGDRARVTVVGDPDQTIYEFRGAKPEFILRRFSDEFESPLEQTLSYSFRYGHRVALLANHLIHNNSGRKDFKLCHAHPSTPATTITLHRQDNDADTVLQLLQAKTAEQLTDTAILFRVWSQSVAIELKLLARQVPYRIDAGKGALFSREVQAIMALLQVVTGQLRLLPDSDRLELARQLLRFPHVGLKEPELDQLARFLAGFGEDWAQRILAMDFNALAPMAARKLRKLAEALNQLSGYRGPVAGVISVYADSTDLYDGIRSLALTHDSAEERINTIQGFRQYLKSLDINAEKALAHLHTLKQQAGAHRNDGQDTQPAGVLLSTIHRTKGLEWPTVIVPGLQEKYLPYSPRAEDNLRAHLESERRLLYVAITRSRQQLHLITRPASSRPHLDGEQGPSRFVAECCFELSDELGGALHQLEGSNAIAMNAPLTAISERYGRREGVTLSGETSQENNDQPLWQRERLQHAIFGAGTVVSEDERAFEVRFDNGDTLNFSKQSAHLYFNVLN comes from the coding sequence ATGCCACAGCAACCACCCGCTATCGATTACCAGCATCAACCCCACACTGCCGCAACGGCCCTGGCGAATCCAGCTGCACAACTGGTGCTGCCCGAGTTTCTGACCGACGAGCAACGGAGCATTATTAGCGCCGGCTTTGAACACGCGGTGATTACCGCGGTCGCCGGCAGTGGCAAAACCACGACCCTGGCATGGCGTATTCGCTACCTGCTGCACCAGGGGCACGATCCTGCCCGTATGCTGGTGCTGATGTTCAACCGCAGCGCCAAGATGGATTTCGAACGCAAACTGCAAACGGTGTGCGGCAATAGTGGCTTGGCGCTGCCGGAAATACGCACCTATCACGCCATGGGCCTGCGGCTTTACCGGCGTTTTGTGCGGGAGGGCTATCTGCCCAATTTTTCCGCTAACATTCTCAGCGACGCGGAAATTAACTATCAGGTATTTCAGCTCAGTCGCCGGCTGGTGCCGGAAGACCTGGCCGACGAGCTGCGGCGGAACAAAAAAGAATTTATAGAAACCGCCACCGGCTTTATTGACCGGGTGAAAACCAGCCTTTCGCCTGCGGAAATCGTGTTTGAAGACATGGAGTTCACTGAACGCCAGCGCTACCTGATTGACCTGTTCCACGGTTTCGAGCAATGGCGCAAAGGCCAGAGCCGTATCAGTTTTGCCGACATGCTGTACGAGCCGGTCATGGCCATTCACCAGAACCCGCCCCTGCAAGGGCTGGTGGCCAATAAAATGGACCTGATTCTGGTGGACGAGTATCAGGACACCAACGAAATTCAGCATTTACTGCTGCGCTATGTGGCGGGTGATCGGGCCCGGGTAACCGTGGTAGGCGATCCGGACCAGACCATTTACGAGTTTCGTGGCGCCAAACCGGAGTTTATTCTGCGCCGCTTCAGTGACGAGTTTGAAAGCCCGCTGGAACAAACCCTAAGCTACAGCTTTCGTTATGGCCACCGGGTAGCCTTGCTGGCCAACCATCTAATTCACAACAACAGTGGCCGTAAAGACTTTAAATTGTGCCATGCGCATCCGTCTACACCCGCCACTACCATTACCCTGCACCGCCAGGACAATGACGCCGATACCGTGTTGCAGCTGCTGCAAGCCAAGACAGCAGAACAATTGACTGATACCGCCATCCTGTTCCGAGTATGGAGCCAGAGCGTGGCCATTGAACTGAAACTGCTGGCGCGACAAGTGCCCTACCGCATTGATGCCGGCAAAGGTGCACTGTTCAGCCGCGAAGTGCAGGCCATTATGGCGTTGCTGCAGGTAGTGACCGGACAGCTCAGGCTATTGCCCGACAGCGACCGCCTGGAACTTGCGCGGCAACTGCTGCGGTTCCCCCACGTTGGCCTGAAAGAGCCGGAGCTGGACCAGCTTGCACGCTTTTTGGCCGGCTTTGGCGAGGACTGGGCACAACGCATACTGGCGATGGACTTTAACGCTCTGGCCCCCATGGCCGCCCGCAAGCTGCGCAAACTGGCGGAAGCACTGAACCAGCTCAGTGGCTATCGCGGACCAGTAGCCGGGGTAATCAGCGTATACGCCGACAGCACCGATCTGTACGACGGCATTCGCAGCCTGGCCCTGACCCACGACAGCGCGGAAGAGCGAATCAACACCATTCAAGGCTTTCGCCAGTACCTGAAAAGCCTGGATATTAACGCCGAAAAAGCTCTGGCCCACCTGCACACGCTGAAGCAACAAGCCGGCGCCCATCGCAACGATGGGCAAGACACCCAGCCAGCCGGCGTTCTGCTGTCAACTATTCACCGCACCAAAGGTCTGGAGTGGCCGACGGTGATCGTGCCCGGTTTACAGGAAAAGTACCTGCCTTACAGCCCCCGCGCCGAAGACAATCTGCGCGCCCACCTGGAAAGCGAACGGCGCTTATTGTACGTGGCCATTACTCGCAGCAGGCAACAGTTGCACTTGATTACGCGTCCTGCAAGCAGTCGCCCTCACCTGGACGGCGAACAGGGCCCCAGCCGCTTTGTGGCAGAGTGTTGTTTTGAGCTATCCGATGAACTAGGCGGCGCTTTGCATCAATTAGAAGGCAGCAACGCTATAGCCATGAACGCCCCACTAACGGCGATTAGCGAACGTTACGGTCGCCGCGAAGGCGTAACCCTGAGCGGCGAAACTAGCCAGGAAAACAATGACCAGCCCCTATGGCAGCGGGAACGGCTTCAACACGCCATATTTGGCGCTGGAACCGTTGTCAGTGAGGATGAAAGAGCCTTTGAAGTTCGATTTGATAACGGCGACACCCTCAATTTCAGCAAGCAAAGCGCCCACCTCTATTTCAACGTATTAAATTAA
- a CDS encoding tRNA(Met) cytidine acetyltransferase TmcA — MAFTPDSPSPGALQHLRAELRHAGERRLVLMEGDRSAALRWLTTELPFLTVDQGLWVSTRADSPLLALQLATPAQARTWLGRELDLLVWDGFSGNPPDGLAALAGTLTAGGLWFWLMPPLAQWGTFADPDYARTGLDQASEHPFAERLAKILCDTPDVIRLDVSGDESTNATINSELGRVRNELSRRRPATAFCVSGGPEQDQLVQALVRFGLGRRRRPLVVTADRGRGKSAALGLAAAELLLQGRQRVLLTAPSAEQVATVMAHARERLGAQLQSQSATELNTTSGASLTFVLPQQLLADKPAAEVVMVDEAAAIAAPLLQRILLGWPRVAFATTVHGYEGAGRGFAVRFREQLDRYTPHWQERTLSQPVRWAASDPLEPLVFRLFLLAAESQNNTQQQTPDPLLVLEPVLELERWQPAQATENDLAEAFGLLVNAHYRTTPADLRQWLDDPAAVSWRARINGRTVGLLWAQGEGEFSAPLAQQVSLGQRRLRGHLLAQSLALHAGLPQAVQQHGLRVTRIAVAAPQRRSGIGQRLVSAAKAYAKAEGFDYIGSSFGGTPALLTFWQRQGLQPVRLGFSQEASSGEYPLQAVCGLSAAGKRLVQDLQQRLGRHWLVLAGRQWVQCEPELMATVMRSLPAGPQPDAEDQRDLQYFAAGHRGFELTLPALQTLSRCVGAADWLSALPPVQCALWCRAVVQGRSWAELQRENLCFGQRDAERQLRFMVSGWCC, encoded by the coding sequence ATGGCGTTTACACCGGATTCACCCAGCCCCGGCGCTCTGCAGCACTTGCGCGCTGAATTACGGCACGCCGGTGAACGCAGACTGGTGCTGATGGAGGGCGACCGCAGTGCGGCATTGCGCTGGTTGACGACCGAACTGCCATTTTTAACGGTAGATCAGGGCCTGTGGGTCAGCACCAGGGCCGACAGTCCCCTGCTGGCCTTGCAACTAGCGACACCGGCGCAAGCAAGAACGTGGCTGGGGCGTGAGCTAGACCTGCTGGTGTGGGACGGCTTCAGTGGCAACCCACCTGACGGGCTGGCGGCGCTGGCTGGCACATTAACGGCTGGCGGCCTGTGGTTCTGGCTGATGCCGCCGCTGGCGCAATGGGGCACATTTGCTGACCCGGACTACGCCCGCACCGGCCTTGATCAGGCCAGTGAACACCCCTTTGCTGAGCGCTTGGCGAAGATACTGTGTGATACGCCAGACGTCATTCGGCTGGATGTGAGTGGGGATGAGAGCACGAACGCCACCATAAACTCAGAACTGGGCCGTGTGCGGAACGAATTAAGCCGACGCCGACCCGCAACGGCGTTCTGCGTTAGCGGCGGGCCCGAGCAGGACCAGCTAGTGCAAGCGCTGGTGCGTTTTGGCTTGGGGCGCCGGCGCCGTCCGCTGGTGGTTACCGCTGATCGCGGCCGCGGCAAATCGGCAGCCTTGGGCTTGGCGGCAGCGGAGTTGCTGTTGCAGGGCCGCCAGCGAGTATTGCTGACTGCGCCTTCGGCCGAACAGGTGGCTACCGTTATGGCCCACGCCCGTGAGCGCCTGGGAGCCCAACTGCAAAGCCAATCGGCTACTGAACTGAACACCACCAGCGGCGCCAGCCTGACATTCGTATTGCCGCAACAGCTGCTGGCGGACAAACCTGCCGCCGAAGTCGTGATGGTCGACGAAGCCGCCGCCATAGCCGCGCCGCTGTTGCAGCGTATTTTGCTAGGCTGGCCACGGGTGGCCTTTGCCACCACTGTGCACGGCTATGAAGGAGCCGGGCGGGGATTTGCGGTGCGCTTTCGCGAACAGTTGGACCGGTACACGCCTCACTGGCAAGAGCGTACTCTTTCGCAGCCAGTGCGATGGGCGGCCAGTGACCCGCTGGAGCCGCTGGTTTTCCGCTTGTTCTTGTTGGCGGCGGAAAGCCAGAACAACACACAACAGCAGACGCCTGATCCCTTGCTGGTACTGGAGCCGGTTCTGGAGCTAGAGCGCTGGCAGCCGGCTCAGGCAACAGAAAATGATTTGGCGGAAGCTTTCGGGCTTTTGGTGAACGCTCATTACCGCACGACGCCGGCAGACCTGCGCCAGTGGCTGGACGACCCCGCCGCCGTCAGCTGGCGAGCTCGCATAAATGGACGCACGGTGGGATTGTTGTGGGCCCAGGGCGAAGGCGAATTTTCAGCGCCTTTGGCGCAGCAGGTCAGCCTTGGGCAGCGCCGGCTGCGCGGGCATTTGTTGGCACAGTCGCTGGCGTTACACGCGGGCCTGCCGCAAGCGGTTCAGCAGCATGGTTTACGGGTAACACGAATTGCGGTGGCGGCCCCGCAGCGGCGCAGCGGGATTGGCCAGCGCCTGGTGTCTGCCGCTAAGGCCTATGCCAAAGCGGAAGGCTTTGATTATATCGGCAGCAGTTTTGGTGGCACGCCTGCGCTCCTGACTTTTTGGCAGCGCCAGGGGTTGCAGCCGGTGCGTCTGGGTTTCAGCCAGGAGGCCAGCAGTGGTGAATATCCGTTACAGGCTGTGTGCGGGCTCAGTGCAGCGGGTAAGCGTTTGGTGCAGGATTTACAGCAGCGCCTGGGCCGGCACTGGCTGGTGCTGGCCGGTCGTCAGTGGGTCCAGTGTGAGCCGGAACTGATGGCCACCGTAATGCGCAGCCTGCCGGCCGGCCCGCAACCAGATGCCGAAGACCAGCGCGATTTACAGTATTTCGCTGCTGGCCATCGCGGCTTTGAGCTGACCCTGCCCGCGCTGCAGACTCTTAGCCGCTGCGTCGGCGCCGCAGACTGGCTGAGCGCATTACCTCCCGTTCAGTGCGCGCTGTGGTGCCGCGCTGTTGTGCAGGGCCGCAGTTGGGCTGAACTTCAGCGCGAGAATCTGTGCTTTGGCCAGCGCGATGCCGAACGACAACTTAGGTTTATGGTTTCAGGCTGGTGCTGTTAG
- the ppnN gene encoding nucleotide 5'-monophosphate nucleosidase PpnN, producing MNEPTINALVSPEGSLEILSNHEVNRLKDRSEGGLYRLFRQCALAVLNTGVVTDDCQDLMTAHSDFEVHLVPQPRGLKLELINAPHHAFVDNEMLRANREHLFSVLRDIVYTHSSPLFIEAQRHPRPEDLTNMVFHILRNARVLQPGRQPDMVVCWGGHSISHEEYQYSKEVGHQLGLRELSICTGCGPGAMKGPMKGATIGHAKQRVKDGRYIGITEPGIIGAEAPNPIVNELVIMPDIEKRLEAFVRLGHGVIVFPGGVGTAEEILYLLGILLHPDNADIPFPVVFTGRRENADYFEMIDKFIRNALGNDAAKRYEIIIDDPVRVARTMKHGMQEVETFRRAMQDAYYFNWTLKIDPVFQLPFEPDHANMRALELHRDQPVHLIAANLRKAFSGIVAGNVKEEGIRKVQAHGPFEIAGDPSLIKPLEAMLEQFVAQNRMKLPGTSAYRPSYRIISKV from the coding sequence ATGAATGAACCCACCATCAACGCGTTGGTGTCGCCCGAAGGCAGCCTCGAAATCCTGTCTAACCATGAAGTAAACCGCCTGAAAGACCGCAGCGAAGGCGGCCTTTACCGATTGTTTCGCCAGTGCGCACTGGCCGTACTGAATACCGGAGTGGTTACCGACGATTGCCAGGATTTGATGACGGCCCACAGCGACTTTGAGGTGCACCTGGTGCCCCAGCCCCGCGGCCTGAAACTGGAACTGATCAACGCACCCCACCATGCCTTTGTCGACAATGAAATGCTGCGCGCCAATCGCGAACATTTGTTTTCGGTGTTACGCGACATTGTATATACCCATTCCAGCCCGCTGTTCATTGAAGCCCAGCGGCATCCGCGGCCGGAAGATCTGACCAATATGGTGTTCCACATTCTGCGCAACGCGCGGGTGCTGCAACCGGGGCGACAGCCAGACATGGTGGTGTGTTGGGGTGGCCATTCCATCAGCCATGAAGAATACCAATACAGCAAAGAAGTGGGCCACCAGTTGGGCCTGCGTGAACTGAGCATTTGCACCGGCTGCGGCCCCGGCGCCATGAAGGGCCCGATGAAAGGCGCCACCATAGGCCACGCCAAACAGCGAGTAAAAGACGGTCGCTACATTGGCATTACCGAACCAGGCATAATCGGCGCCGAGGCACCCAATCCGATTGTGAACGAACTGGTGATCATGCCGGATATAGAAAAACGCCTGGAAGCCTTTGTACGCCTTGGCCACGGCGTGATCGTATTCCCCGGTGGAGTTGGCACAGCGGAAGAAATTCTTTACCTGTTGGGTATTTTGTTGCACCCAGACAACGCCGACATTCCCTTCCCGGTGGTGTTTACCGGCAGGCGCGAGAACGCTGATTATTTTGAAATGATCGACAAGTTTATCCGCAATGCCTTGGGTAACGACGCCGCGAAGCGTTATGAAATTATCATTGACGATCCGGTGCGGGTGGCGCGCACCATGAAACACGGTATGCAAGAGGTCGAGACCTTCCGCCGCGCCATGCAAGACGCCTATTACTTTAACTGGACGTTAAAAATAGACCCTGTGTTTCAGCTGCCATTTGAGCCGGACCACGCCAACATGCGCGCCTTGGAACTGCATCGGGATCAGCCAGTGCACTTGATTGCGGCGAATCTGCGCAAAGCCTTCAGCGGTATTGTCGCGGGTAACGTAAAAGAAGAAGGAATTCGGAAGGTGCAGGCCCATGGCCCGTTCGAAATTGCGGGCGACCCCAGCCTGATTAAGCCTTTGGAAGCCATGCTGGAACAGTTTGTGGCTCAAAATCGTATGAAACTGCCCGGCACCTCGGCTTATAGGCCAAGTTACCGGATTATCAGCAAGGTCTGA
- a CDS encoding histone deacetylase family protein, which yields MKAFFHPAQDQHSPQSYFTRGQMRQPQEVADRTREMLAGLKASGIPVLQPADQGAGPIGKVHDLSYLRFLESAHRRWKAMGDDWGDEVMSNIFVHSPNALKGVLAEAARYQADGSSPIGKHTWDAAYWSAQTALGAADALMAGEHTTYAVCRPPGHHARHAAAGGFCYLNNAAIAAERLRSRYQRVAILDTDMHHGQGIQEIFYHRSDVLYVSVHGDPTNFYPVVAGYEEERGEGEGYGYNINLPMPHGSDEEYFFSKVEEALTALKLYQPDVIVLALGFDIYKNDPQAKVSVSSEGFCRLGSHIRQMGLPTLTVQEGGYDLDTLSLNVQQFFKGLTG from the coding sequence ATGAAAGCATTTTTTCACCCCGCACAAGATCAACACAGCCCACAGTCGTACTTCACCCGCGGCCAAATGCGCCAACCGCAAGAAGTAGCAGACCGTACCCGGGAAATGTTGGCGGGCCTGAAGGCCAGCGGTATTCCGGTGCTGCAACCGGCTGACCAGGGCGCGGGGCCCATTGGCAAGGTGCACGATCTGAGTTATCTGCGCTTTCTGGAATCTGCCCACAGGCGCTGGAAGGCGATGGGCGATGACTGGGGCGATGAGGTCATGTCCAATATTTTTGTGCACAGCCCCAACGCGCTGAAAGGCGTTCTGGCTGAGGCCGCACGTTATCAGGCCGACGGTAGCAGCCCCATTGGCAAGCACACCTGGGATGCCGCCTACTGGTCGGCACAGACCGCCCTGGGCGCGGCCGACGCCTTGATGGCAGGGGAACACACCACCTATGCGGTATGCCGCCCGCCGGGCCATCACGCTCGCCACGCAGCAGCCGGTGGCTTCTGCTATCTGAATAACGCGGCCATTGCTGCCGAGCGCCTGCGCAGCCGATATCAGCGCGTAGCCATACTCGACACCGACATGCATCACGGCCAGGGTATTCAAGAGATTTTCTACCACCGCAGCGACGTGCTTTACGTTTCGGTGCACGGCGACCCCACCAACTTCTACCCGGTGGTGGCCGGTTACGAAGAAGAACGCGGCGAAGGCGAAGGCTACGGTTACAACATCAACCTACCCATGCCCCACGGCTCTGATGAAGAGTATTTTTTCAGCAAGGTGGAAGAAGCCCTGACCGCGCTGAAGCTTTACCAGCCGGATGTTATTGTACTGGCCTTGGGCTTCGATATTTACAAGAACGACCCGCAAGCCAAAGTGTCAGTGTCCAGCGAGGGCTTCTGTCGTTTGGGCAGCCACATTCGCCAAATGGGCCTGCCAACACTGACGGTGCAGGAAGGCGGCTATGACCTGGACACCCTGAGTCTCAACGTGCAGCAATTTTTTAAGGGCCTGACTGGCTGA
- a CDS encoding c-type cytochrome, producing the protein MKLKHFAVAGLFALSAALPLMANAGDAVAGKTKAAVCAACHGQNGIALIPMYPNLAGQHEMYLVSSLKAYKNKERNGGQAAIMQGQAMGLSDTDIADLAAYFASLPAGGK; encoded by the coding sequence ATGAAATTGAAGCACTTTGCTGTTGCAGGTCTTTTTGCATTGAGTGCGGCGCTGCCGCTGATGGCCAACGCCGGAGATGCGGTCGCTGGTAAGACAAAAGCGGCCGTGTGTGCTGCTTGCCATGGCCAGAACGGTATCGCGTTGATCCCGATGTATCCGAATCTGGCGGGCCAGCACGAGATGTATTTGGTGTCGTCGTTGAAGGCGTACAAAAACAAGGAACGTAATGGTGGCCAGGCGGCCATTATGCAGGGCCAGGCAATGGGGCTGAGCGATACTGACATCGCCGACTTGGCGGCGTATTTCGCCAGTCTGCCTGCAGGCGGAAAATAA